The Heyndrickxia vini genome contains a region encoding:
- the nadE gene encoding ammonia-dependent NAD(+) synthetase: MKVSPTIDAREEIRKSVDFLKSYLAKYPFFKGFVLGISGGQDSTLTGKLAQLAINEMREETGNNEYKFIAVRLPYGVQKDAADVDDAIAFIDPTHALTVNIKAAVDASEASLKEAGITLSDFAKGNEKARERMKAQYSIAAMENCVVLGTDHSAENLTGFYTKYGDGGADLVPIFRLNKRQGRMLLKELGCPEHLYLKTPTADLEDERPQLSDESALGVTYDEIDDYLEGKKVSEQAQQTIEKLYQKSEHKRHMPITIFDDFWK; encoded by the coding sequence ATGAAAGTGAGTCCTACGATAGATGCCCGTGAGGAAATCCGAAAGAGTGTAGATTTCCTTAAAAGTTATTTAGCGAAGTATCCCTTTTTTAAAGGATTTGTCCTGGGAATATCAGGAGGGCAAGATTCTACTTTAACAGGGAAACTTGCACAATTAGCTATCAACGAAATGAGAGAAGAAACTGGCAATAATGAGTATAAATTTATTGCTGTCCGCCTTCCGTATGGTGTCCAAAAGGATGCAGCGGATGTGGATGATGCCATTGCATTTATCGATCCAACCCACGCATTAACAGTAAACATAAAAGCTGCTGTCGATGCAAGTGAAGCTTCATTGAAAGAAGCAGGTATTACATTATCAGACTTTGCAAAAGGAAATGAAAAGGCAAGAGAGCGGATGAAGGCGCAGTATAGTATTGCTGCTATGGAGAATTGTGTTGTTCTTGGTACCGATCATTCAGCTGAAAATCTTACAGGATTTTATACAAAATATGGAGACGGTGGAGCGGACCTCGTACCTATCTTTCGTTTAAATAAGCGACAAGGTAGAATGCTGCTCAAAGAATTAGGATGCCCAGAGCATTTATACTTAAAAACACCAACAGCTGACCTTGAAGATGAACGACCACAATTGTCAGATGAAAGTGCACTAGGCGTCACCTATGACGAAATTGATGATTACTTAGAAGGAAAAAAAGTTTCAGAGCAAGCCCAACAAACCATTGAAAAACTCTATCAAAAATCCGAACATAAACGACACATGCCAATCACCATCTTTGATGATTTCTGGAAGTAA
- a CDS encoding nicotinate phosphoribosyltransferase, translated as MVKQYKDDGFALHTDLYQINMAKTYWDDGIHERKAVFEVFFRKLPFDNGYAVYAGLERIVEYLRDFHFSETDIQYLREELNYDEEFLQYLSEMRFTGTVRSMKEGEIVFDNEPLIHVEAPLAQAQIIETALLNIVNYQTLIATKAARIKNVVGDQILMEFGTRRAHEMDAAVWGTRAAFIGGFDSTSNVRAGKRFGIPVSGTHAHAMVQAYRDDYTAFHKYAESHRDCVFLVDTYDTLKSGVPAAIQVAKELGNKINFIGIRLDSGDMAFLSKAARKMLDQAGFPNAKIVASSDLDEYTILHMKSQGAKIDMWGVGTKLITAFEQPALGAVYKMVSIEDENGVMQDTIKISSNAQKVTTPGLKKVYRIINTKTYKSEGDYIAMQDEDPQSQEKLKMFHPVHTYISKTVTDFEAKDLQHDIFVNGELVYRLPDLKEIQGYTKESLGLLWEEYKRSLNPHEYPVDLSQKCWDNKIKNIEDVREKIAHMKK; from the coding sequence ATGGTAAAGCAATATAAGGACGATGGGTTTGCACTTCATACCGATCTTTATCAAATCAATATGGCAAAAACATATTGGGATGACGGAATTCATGAACGAAAAGCGGTGTTTGAAGTTTTTTTCAGGAAGCTTCCTTTTGATAATGGGTATGCAGTATATGCCGGTTTAGAACGAATTGTTGAATACTTACGTGACTTTCATTTTTCCGAGACTGATATTCAATATTTACGTGAAGAGTTGAACTATGATGAAGAATTTTTACAATATTTAAGCGAAATGCGTTTTACAGGAACCGTTCGGTCGATGAAAGAAGGAGAAATTGTTTTTGATAATGAACCATTAATTCATGTCGAAGCACCTTTAGCTCAAGCGCAAATAATTGAAACGGCCTTGCTTAATATTGTGAATTACCAAACATTGATTGCGACCAAAGCAGCGAGAATTAAAAATGTAGTCGGTGACCAAATATTAATGGAATTTGGTACACGTAGAGCACACGAAATGGATGCTGCGGTGTGGGGAACAAGAGCTGCCTTCATCGGCGGGTTTGATTCAACAAGTAATGTTCGAGCAGGTAAACGATTTGGAATCCCTGTGTCCGGTACCCATGCCCATGCGATGGTACAAGCATATCGTGATGATTATACCGCCTTTCATAAATATGCAGAAAGCCATCGGGATTGTGTATTCCTTGTGGATACATATGATACGTTGAAATCCGGTGTCCCGGCAGCAATACAAGTTGCAAAAGAATTAGGAAATAAAATTAATTTTATTGGCATTCGATTAGATAGTGGAGACATGGCGTTCTTATCAAAAGCCGCACGAAAAATGTTAGATCAAGCAGGATTCCCAAATGCGAAGATTGTTGCATCAAGCGATTTAGACGAGTATACGATACTCCATATGAAGTCCCAAGGTGCAAAAATTGATATGTGGGGAGTAGGGACAAAGTTAATCACTGCTTTTGAGCAGCCAGCATTAGGAGCGGTTTATAAAATGGTTTCAATTGAAGACGAAAATGGAGTAATGCAAGATACTATTAAAATATCTTCAAATGCGCAAAAAGTAACGACACCCGGATTAAAAAAGGTTTATCGAATTATTAATACAAAGACGTATAAATCAGAAGGTGACTATATTGCCATGCAGGATGAGGATCCACAATCCCAAGAAAAGTTAAAAATGTTCCATCCTGTGCACACTTATATAAGTAAAACCGTGACCGATTTTGAAGCGAAAGATTTACAACATGATATTTTCGTAAATGGAGAATTAGTCTATCGATTACCGGATTTAAAAGAAATCCAAGGATATACGAAAGAAAGCTTAGGATTACTCTGGGAGGAATATAAACGCTCACTTAATCCACATGAATATCCGGTTGATCTTAGCCAAAAGTGTTGGGATAACAAAATTAAAAATATTGAAGACGTTCGAGAAAAGATTGCTCATATGAAAAAATAA
- a CDS encoding cysteine hydrolase family protein, translating into MTKKALINIDYTYDFIADAGKLTCGKPGQEIENTIIQLTSDFILSGDYVVFAIDCHQEEDTLHPEAKLFPPHNIVGTPGRQLFGALQSLYEQHKNDENVHYMDKTRYSAFAGTDLDIKLRERGIEEIHLCGVCTDICVLHTAVDAYNKGYKIVVHGNAVASFNETGHQWALEHFKNTLGAKVLF; encoded by the coding sequence ATGACTAAAAAAGCATTAATTAATATCGACTATACATATGATTTTATTGCAGATGCTGGTAAGTTAACATGTGGGAAACCTGGTCAGGAAATTGAAAATACGATTATACAGCTAACTAGCGATTTTATTCTATCGGGTGATTATGTTGTTTTTGCGATCGATTGTCATCAAGAAGAAGACACACTCCATCCAGAGGCAAAATTATTTCCACCGCATAATATAGTAGGAACGCCAGGACGTCAATTATTCGGAGCTTTGCAGAGTTTGTATGAACAACATAAAAATGACGAAAATGTACATTATATGGATAAAACACGTTATAGCGCGTTTGCAGGAACGGATTTGGATATAAAGTTAAGAGAGCGTGGAATTGAAGAAATACATCTTTGTGGAGTTTGTACGGATATATGTGTATTGCATACAGCTGTAGATGCTTATAATAAAGGATACAAAATAGTTGTTCATGGGAACGCTGTAGCGAGCTTTAATGAAACAGGCCATCAATGGGCATTAGAACATTTTAAAAATACATTGGGTGCGAAGGTACTCTTTTAG